The region ATTTGTGATTTAGTTTCTACTGGAGCAACATTAGAAGCGAATGGTTTAAAAGAAGTGGAAGTAATTTATTCTTCTTCAGCGTGTTTAGTTTCTCGAATTGGAGAGATTTCTGATATCAAAAAAAACTTAATTAATAAATTGATTACACGTATTCAGGGAGTTATTAAAGCCAGAGAATCAAAATATATTATGTTACATGCTCCTTATACAAAAATACAATCAGTGATATCTTTATTGCATGGAGCTGAACATCCTACAATATCTAAATTAGCAGGAGAAACAAAAAAAGTAGCAATTCATATGGTTAGTAGTGAAACACTATTTTGGGAAACAATGGAAAAATTAAAATCTTTAGGAGCTAGTTCAATATTAGTTTTACCAATTGAAAAAATGATGGAATAAATTATATGTTATTAAATAATGAAATTATTATTTGGAATAAATTGAATATTTATCAGAAAAAAAAAATACTACTTAGACCAGCAATATCTCAATCAATTAATATACGTCATTTAGTTTTAAAAATTATTCAACATGTTGAATTACATGGAGATAACGCGCTAATAAAATATACAAAAAAATTTGATAATTTAAATGTTAAGAATTTTCTTGTTGATCATAATAGAATAAATGATTCGGAATTCTTATTAAATAAAGAATTAAAAAATGCTATTTTACATGCAAAAAATAATATTCAATCTTTTCATTCTTTACAATATATGAAAGAAATTGATATAAATACGCAAGTCGGTGTTCGTTGTAAACAAAAAATTCTTCCAATACAATCTGTTGGTTTATATGTTCCTGGAGGGACTGCACCATTATTATCTACTGCTTTAATGTTGGCAATTCCAGCAAAAATAGCAAAATGTAAAAATATTGTGTTATGTTCTCCCCCTCCAATTATGAATGAGATTTTGTATATTGCAAAAATATGTGGTGTACACTCCGTCTTTGAAGTTGGAGGAGCTCAAGCTATTGCAGCTATGGGATTTGGTACCGAAACTATTCCTAAAGTAAATAAAATTTTTGGTCCTGGTAATATGTATGTTACTGAAGCTAAAATACAGTTAAATCAATTAATTCCTGGACTATCAATTGATATGATTGCTGGCCCTTCTGAATTATTAATTATTGCTGATGATACAGCTAATCCTATTTTTCTTGCAGCAGATGTATTATCTCAAGCAGAGCACGGTATAGATTCGCAAATTATTGTACTCACAAATAGTAAATTTATTTTGGAAGAAATTCTTCTTAATATTAATCGTCAACTATGTAATTCTTCAAGATTAGAAATTATGAAAACAGCATTATCAAATAGTCGATTTGTTTTAACATCTACTATAGAAGAATGTATTGATATAGCAAATCAATATGCTTCGGAACATGTGATTATTCAAACAAAATCTCCTAAAAAGATAGAAAAAGATATTGTTAATGCTGGTTCTGTTTTTTTAGGCTTGTGGACTCCAGAATCTGTAGGAGATTATGCATCTGGTACAAATCATGTTTTGCCAACAAATTTTAATTCTACTTCTGTTTCAGGTTTAAGTGTCATAGATTTTCAAAAAAAAATTACTGTGCAAGAATTAACTCCTTTTGGATTAAAAAAATTGTCTTCAACAATAAATATGTTGACAAAGTCGGAAAATATGCATGCGCATAATTTCGCTGTTCAAGTTCGTCTTGGTGTAATTAAGGAGAAATATGAAAAATTGTCTTAAAAAATTATTTCGTAGCGATCTTTTGACATTAGAGCCATACCGATCAGCAAGATTAATTGGTGGAAATGGAAAAATTTGGTTAAATGCAAATGAATGTTTTTCACCTCCTTCCTTTAATTTGAATAATTTTTTTTTTAACCGATATCCTGAATGTCAACCAAAAATTTTATTAGAAAAATATTCTTTTTATTCTGGAATAAAACAAAAAAATATTTTAGTTAGTAGGGGTGCGGATGAGGCAATTGAACTATTAATTCGTGCTTTTTGTATACCAGGGAAAGATTGTATTATGACATTTCCACCTACTTATATGATGTATTCTAAAATATCGGAAATTTATGGTATACAAAATATAAAAATTCCATTAATTAATAACATAAAATTAGATTTTGAAAAAATTAGTTTGTATGTTCAAAATGTAAAATTAATATATCTATGTCGTCCAAATAATCCGACAGGTCATTTATTAAATTTAAAAAATGTAATATCTGTTTTAGATGTAGTAAAAAATGATTCTATTGTTGTAATTGATGAAGCGTATATTGAATTTTGTGAAAAAAATACATTAACTTTTTTATTGAAAAAATATGATAATTTAATTATTTTAAGAACGTTGTCGAAATCTTTTGGTTTAGCTGGTATTCGATGTGGTTTTACATTAGCACATGAAGATATTATACAAATTTTAAACAAGATTATTGCGCCATATCCATTAACTATGCCTAGTATTGACATTGCAATACAAGCTTTGGAAGATACTAATATTTTAGTTATGAAGAATAGAGTATCAGTATGTAATCAGAATAAATTATGGTTATTAAAAAAAATAAAAAAATTAAGTTTAGTAAATTATATTTTTGATAGTCAAGCTAATTATATTTTAGTAAATTTTTTTTATGCAAAAAAAATATTTAATATTTTATGGAATCAAGGAATTATTTTACGTGATCAAAGTCATGAATTAAGTTTAAAAAACTGTCTTAGAATTACAATTGGCACCAAAAAAGAATGTGAACTTTTATATTTTGCATTAAAAAATATATCATTAGAACAATGTAAATAGTTTATGGGAAGAGCTATTATGCAAAATAAAATATTATTTATTGATCGTGATGGAACTTTAATTCATGAACCAACGGATAATTTTCAAGTTGATAAAATTGAAAAATTGATGTTTGAGCCATTTGTTATTGTAGTATTGAAAAAGTTGATTGATCACGGTTTTAAACTAGTTATGGTAAGTAATCAAGATGGTTTGTATACAGAGAATTTTCCTTACTGTGATTTTATTTCGTCTCATAAAATTATGGTAGATACTTTTTTATCACAAGGTGTGTATTTTGATTATATTCTTATCTGTCCTCACATGCCTTATGAAAATTGTAATTGTCGTAAACCTAATACTGAGTTAGTTGCTCCTTGGATTATTAATAATAATTTGTTAGATAAAAAAAATAGTTATTTTATTGGAGATAGAGTAACAGATATAGAATTAGCTAATAAAATGGGTATTAAAGGAATTTTATATAATAAAAATTGTACGAATTGGAAGGATATTTATAATATTATTTGTAAAAAAGATAGAAAATGTACAATTGTTCGTAATACAAAAGAAACAAGAATTAATGTAAAATTATGGCTGGATAAAGAAGGAACAAGTTTAATTGATACTGGGATTCATTTTTTCGATCATATGTTAGATCAAATTGCTGTACATGGAAATATTGTAATGAATATTTCTGTTGTTGGTGATTTAGAGATTGATGATCATCATACAATTGAGGATACAGGTATTGTTTTAGGTAAAGCAATTAAAAAATGTTTAGGTAATAAATTAGGAATTGAGAGATTTGGTTTTTATGTACCTATGGATGAAAGTTCTACTTATTGTTTGTTAGATTTTTCTGGAAGACCATATTTAAAATTTATTGGGAATTTTAAGAATCAATATGTTGGAGATTTTAGTACGAATATGGTAGAACATTTTTTTAGATCGTTGTCTTACTCTATGTGTAGTACTATTCATATAGTGAGTATGGGTGGATTAAATGATCATCATCGTATTGAAAGTATATTTAAGGCGTTTGGTCGTTCTTTAAAGCAAGCTATTCGTATTTCTGGAAAAAAAATTCCTACTTCTAAAGGAATATTATAATGAAAATAGTAATTTTAGATACAAATTGTGCTAATCTTTTATCTGTAAAATGTGCTATTGAGAAATTAGGTTATCATCCAATTATTACAAATGATGCAAGTACGATCTCTAATGCTAATAAATTATTAATTCCTGGAGTAGGTAGTGCTATAGGAATTATGAAACAGTTGTCTCAAAAAAAACTTATTCAAGTTATTCAAGATATCACCTGTCCTGTTTTAGGAATATGTTTAGGTATGCAGGTTTTATCTTCTTTTAGCGAAGAATCAAATGGCATAAATATGCTAAATATTATTGATACGCCGGTAAAACTACTAGATACAAAACATTTTCCTTTGCCACATACAGGATGGAATCAAGTTATATTTGATAATTGTAATCATCCATTATTTAAAAATATTTTATCTGGTTCATGGTTTTATTTTATTCATAGTTATGCTTTTCCTATACATCACTATACAATAGCAAAATCTTTTTACCAAGAATATTTTAGTTCTGTTATACAAAAAAATAATTTTTTTGGAGTACAATTTCATCCAGAAAAATCTGGTTCTAACGGTAAAAAACTATTATTAAACTTTTTAGAGATGTGAATTTATGATTATTCCTGCAATAGATATATTAAATAATAAAATAGTTCGATTATATCAAGGAAATTATGATTTAGTGAAGTATTATTCAGAAGATATATATAATTTAATAGAAAAGTATGTTTTTTATGGCGCAAAAGTTATTCATATAGTCGATTTAAATTCTGCTGGTGATAAGACTTATCAACGTAGCACAATATTTAATGATATAATTTTTAATTTTAAAAATATTGTACAAATTGCGGGAGGGATTACTTCGGAAAAAGATATAGATTATTTTTTATCTAATGGAGCAAAAAGGGTTGTTCTTGGTACTATTGTGATGAATAATATTCGTCAGGTAAAAAAATGGATTCAATATTATGGTAATGAATATATTGTTGTTGCATTGGATGTTCATGTTATTAGTGAAAATATAAATATTGTTTTTACTAATGGATGGAAAAATAATACTCATATTAAATTAGAAGATGTTTTATATGAATTATATGAATCGAATATTAAATATGTATTATCTACTGATATTTCTAAAGATGGAACATTGAATGGACCAAATTTTTTATTATATAAAAATCTTGTTCAGAAATTTCCTGGTATTTGTTTTCAGGCATCCGGAGGTATTCATAAATTACATGATATTGTAAAATTAAAAAAAATTGGTGTTTCTGATGTTATACTTGGGAAAAGTTTATTAGAAAAAAAATTCACTGTTCTGGAGGCTATGCAATGTTGGCGAAACGGATTATTCCCTGTTTAGATGTTCGAGATGGGTATGTTGTTAAAGGTATTCAATTTAAAAATCATACTATAATAGGAGATATGGTTCAGCTTGCAAAAAAATATGTCTTAGATGGTGCAGATGAATTAGTTTTTTATGATATTCATGCTTCTTCTAATAATTCTACTGTTGATAAGAAATGGATATATCAAATTGCTAAAGTAATTGACATACCATTTTGTGTAGCTGGAGGTATTCGTAATATTCAAGATGTACGAACAATTTTATCATATGGGGCAGATAAAATTTCTATTAATTCTCCTGCAATTCATGATCCTAATTTAATTACTCGTATTGCTGATCAATTCGGTTCACAATGTGTTGTTGTTGGTGTAGATTCGTGGTTTGATATCGTTACTAAAAATTATTATGTTTATCAGTATACTGGTCGACCAGAATTAATGAAAAAAACATCTTGGAAAACAATCGATTGGATTAAGGAAGTACAAAAAAGGGGATCGGGAGAAATTGTATTAAATGTTATGAATCAAGATGGTGTAAAAAATGGGTATGATTTACATCAATTAAAAAAAATTAGAAAGATTTGTAATATTCCATTAATTGCTTCTGGCGGAGCTGGAAAAATGGATCATTTTTATGAGGTATTTAAATATGTTAATGTTGAAGGAGCATTAGCAGCATCAGTATTTCATCATGATATTTTTAGTATTCAAAATTTAAAAAATTTTTTGATAAAAAAAGGGATAAAAATTAGAATATGTTAAATAATGAACAATTTTTAAAAATTAATTGGGATAAAGTGCATGGTTTAATTCCTTGTATTATACAAAATATATTGTCATCAGAAGTTTTGATGCATGGATATATGAATCAAAAAGCACTGGAAAAAACTCAAAGAAAAAAAATTGTAACATTCTATTCACGTACTAAAAATAGATTATGGACTAAAGGTGAATCTTCAGGAAATTTTTTAAAAGTAATAAAGATTGTTTTAGATTGTGATGCAGATACTTTATTATTATTAGTTAAACCGATTGGGAAAACATGTCATTTGAATAATAATAGTTGTTTTCAAGGTAATAAATCATACTATACGAATTTTTTTTATTTAGAAGAAAAAATTAAAAAAAAAAAAAAAAAAATGTATGATTCTTCTTATACTGCTTATTTACATCAAGAAGGTATTAATAAAATTGCGCAAAAGTTAGGAGAAGAAGCGGTAGAAACTGTGATTGCTGCTTTAAATAATAATAAAAAAGACATAATTAATGAATCCTCAGATTTAATTTATCATTTTTTAGTTTTATTACATAATTGTAATTTGAATTTTTCTGATATTATTTATAATTTATATTTACGTGGATTAAAGGATAATATTCATGATTAATTGTCTTTTAAAAAATTTTTATATAATATATTAATGAGATATTTGAAGGAATGAAAAATATGCGTAAAAATGATATTGGTGTAATTGGGCTTGCTGTTATGGGAAGCAATTTAGCTACAAATATTGCAAATCATGGTTATTTTGTTTCAGTTTTTAATCGAACTGCTCAAAAAACAAAAGATTTTTTGAAAAATCATCCGAATAAAAATATTATTCCTTATTTTTCTATTAATGATTTTGTAAATTCTTTATCATCTCCAAGATGTATAATTTTAATGGTACAATCAGGTATTGCAACCGATAATACTATTCAATCTATTATTCCTCATTTACATTCTAATGACATTATTGTTGATGGTGGAAATTCGTTTTATCAAGATACAATACAACGACATCAAAATTTATTAAAAAAAAAGATTAATTTTATTGGAATGGGAATTTCTGGAGGAGAATATGGTGCTTTAACAGGACCTGCAATTATGCCTGGAGGGGATAAAAAAATATATGATATTATTTCTCCTATTTTCACCTCAATAGCAGCTAAATATAATGATGAATCATGTATCAATTATATTGGACCTGATGGTTCTGGTCATTATGTAAAAATGGTACATAATGGTATTGAATATGCAGATATGCAAATTATTGCAGAAACATATACTATCTTAAAAAATATTCTTTTTTTAAGTAATCAAGAAATTTCAGAAATTTTTAATACCTGGAATCAAGGAGAATTAAAAAGTTATTTGCTTGATATTACGAAAAATATACTTTTAAAAAAAGAAGGGAAATATGATTTGATAGATTTAATTTTAGATGAAGCATGTAGTAAAGGTACTGGAATATGGACATGTCAAGATGCTTTAAATCTTCATGAGTCGTTAACTATGATTACTAGTTCTGTATTTTCTAGATTTTTATCTTCTTTAAAATCGCAAAGAATGCTAGCTTCTAAAATTTTATCCTCACCTAAAATCATTCCAGTATTATGTAATCAAGTAGAATTTATAGAACAATTAAGGCAAGCTTTATATTTAAGTAAAATTATTTCATACGCACAAGGATTTTCACAATTATCAATTGCTTCTAAAAAATATAATTGGAATTTAAAATTTTATAATATTGCTAAAATATTTCGTTCAGGATGTATTATTCAGGCAGATATTTTGAATCATATCGTTAAAGTATACAAATATGATAATAATATTATTAATTTATTATTATCTCCATATTTTCAAAGTATTGCTAATAGCTATCATATATCATTACGATCAGTAATTTCATATACTATACAGCAAGGTATTTCTATACCAACATTTTCTTCTGCAATTTCTTATTACGACGGTTATCGTACAGCACAATCTTCGGCTAATTTAATTCAAGCACAGAGAGATTATTTTGGGTCTCATACGTATAAACGATGTGACAAGTCTGGAATATATCATACAAATTGGTTACAATAATTTTTTTATTTTTTTAGAATTTACAATCTTATATTAAATAGATTAATAAAATTTATTTGATTAATATATTAATCTATTTAAATAATTACATTTTTATAATAATATTTACTTTCATCAAATAGTATAATGGAAATTGAAATAAATATATGAAAATATTAAAAAAAAAATTTTAGTTACTTGCGCTTTACCGTATGCAAATGGTCCTATACATATAGGACATATGTTGGAACATATTCAAGCTGATATTTGGGTAAGATATAAAAAATTGATAGGGTATAATAATATATGGTTTATTTGTGCAGATGATTCGCATGGTACAGCTATTATGTTAAATGCAAAAGAGTTAAATATTTCTCCAAACGTTTTGATATCTGATATTTTTTATGATCATCTAGGTGATTTTAGTGCTTTTAATATTTCTTATGATTACTTTTCTTCTACTCATCATATTGAAAATATGTATTTTTTACATAAGGTATATTATCAATTAAAATTAAAAAAACTTATTAAAGTAAAAAGTATTTTACAATTATATGATACAAAAGAAAATATTTTTCTTCCTGATCGATTTGTTAGAGGTACATGTCCAAATTGTTTTTCTAAAAATCAATATGGAGATAATTGTAGTTCTTGTGGAGCTATATACCAAGCTGAAGATTTAATTAATCCTATTTCTAGTATTTCTTATACTATTCCCGTTATGCGTAGTTCTGCTCATATTTTTTTAGATTTAAAAAAATTGCAAACTGTTTTATTTCAATGGATTCAATCTGGTGTTATGTATGATCAAATTGTTAATCATATGAAAACATGGTTTAAAAAAGATTTAAAAAACTGGAATATCTCTAGAGATTTACCATATTTTGGTTTTCAAGTTCCAGATATGTTAAATAAATATTTTTACGTGTGGTTGGATGCAACAATTGCATATATTAGTACATTCAAACAATTTTGTCGTCAAAACAATTCTCTAAATTTTCATGAATTTTGGAAAGAAGATTCTAAAACGGAATTATACCATTTTATCGGGAAAGATATTATTTATTTTCATGCTTTATTTTGGCCAGCGATTTTAGAAGGTATGAACTTTAGAAAACCTACCAAAATATTTGTACATGGACATGTAACACTGAAGGGTATAAAATTTTCAAAATCTAAAAATAATAGTATTACTATAAAAAATTGGTTGAAATATTTTGATTCTGATAGTTTGCGATATTACTATGCATCTAAGTTATCTGCTAATATTGAGGATATTGAATTTGATATACAGGATTTTGTGTATAAGATTAATTCGGATATTGTTAATAAAATTGTTAATTTAGCAGCACGAAGTGCCAGTTTTTTAAATAAATATTTTGATAGTGTATTATCAAAAGAAATTGAAAATCATGATTTATATAATCATTTTGTTAGTTTAAATTATCAGATTAATAATTTTTTTCATAACGGAGAATTTCATTTAGTAATCAAACATGTTATACAGCTAGCAGATTTAGCTAATCAATATATAAATGATAAAAAACCGTGGAATATTGTAATTAAAAAAGGAAACCGTGATTTGCAAAATATTTGTTCAATGGGTATTAATTTATTTCGTATTATTATGATTTATTTAAAACCAATTATACCTGATATATCTAAAAAGTCAGAGTTATTTTTATTAAATGAATTATCTTGGAATAATTTACATATTCCATTAATTAATCATCGTATTGCTATTTTTAAACCGTTATATACAAGAATTAATATTATTGATATTAATGATTTAATGATTTAATATTTTATCTCATTTATCCAAGATATGTTCCATGTTTTGATAATTTTTTTTTTATTTTTTTTGTATGCAAGATTTACTATTCCAATAATAGCAATTGGTTGGTTATTGTAAAATAAAATTGGTATTCGGTTCCTATTCCATGGAGTGATTTGATTTTCCTGTAAAATTGTTTTCGTTCTTTTTTTGTAATATTGATTAATATAAATAGTTTTATTTAACTGAAATCTTATATTTATTAAATCTGTTTTTTTTGGTTTAGGTAATTTTATACCTAATCTATTTTTTGTTAAATATCCCAAATTTTGGGGTAGTGTTAACGATTTATTGTGGTTATGCCAAAATAAAATTTTATTTTTTATTGATTTTTTTTTTTTGATATAATAGATTTTGTTTTTGTATCTAGTAATTATATTCTTTTTTATAGCAATTGTATTATTTTTATTCTGTTCTTTGTTGACAACTAAATTAGTATAAATATTTTGAGTGTTGATATAATTTATAGTATTTTTAGTTTTTAAAAATAACCATCTTCGTATCAGTAATGTTTGTATAATATTACTATAATTTTGGAAAAAATATATATTAAATATATTTTTAAATGTTTTTTGTTTTTTTATTTCTTGATCTAAAAAATAATTTAATGCATGTTCTTGATTGTATAAAATTTTCATACTTTTAATACAATTGTTAATAAAATATGGCCATTTATTTTGCATTTTGATTATTATTTTATTTCTAATAAAATTTCTATCGTATTTATTGGATAAATTACTTTCGTCATTAATCCAATTTATTTTATTTTTTTTTGCCCAATTTTCTAATTGTAATTTAGTATATTTTAATAATGGTCTTATTATAATTTTGTTTGAATGTAAGTACCGTAGATGTGGTATACCAGATAAACCAGGTATACCTCTTCCTTTTATAAGAGATAAAAATAGTGTTTCACACTGATCATTTGCATGATGTCCAGTGACTAATATTTCATTAGGTAACATGTTTTTTTCAAAAATTTTGTAACGTAGTTTTCTTGCATTGTTTTGAAAATTATTTTTAGTTGTAATTTTTATATTTTTTTGAATAAATTGAATTTTATACGTTTGACATGTTTTTTTACAGTGTTGAGAGAAAGTTTTTGTTTTTTTACTTGTGTTATGATTAATATAAATTGCTCTAATTTGTATAAATGGTTTTTTTTTTTGAAATGGTATTAGTTGGTTTAGCAAAACTGTTGAATCCAAACCGCCACTGTAAGCGATTAAAATTTTTTGATTTTTTTTTATTTTTTTAATAAATTTTTGTATTAAATTGATTTTATTCATTTTTTGATAAATATTTTCAATTTTTTAAATATCACATTTATGCGTTCGAGTGGATTCGAACCACTGACTTCCACCATGTCATGATGGCACTCTAACCAACTGAGTTACGAACGCTTATGTAAATAAAAAAGTAAGATTTATATTTTAAAATGATTGGTGTTATAATAAATTATAAATATTATTATATATGTTATAATTTTATAATCAATATTTATTTTTAATAGGTAAATATGTTTACTGGTATTATCAGTGGTTTAGCTAATATAGTTATGGTATGTCACAAAGAAAAATTTAGCACGATCACAGTTCATTTTCCAACAAATTTGTTGTATAATTTAAAAATTGGTGATTCTGTTGCAAATAATGGATGTTGTTTAACAGTGACTCGAATAAAGAATGATTTTGTTGATTTTGATATCATGCAAGAAACTTTAAAAATTACTAATTTGGGTTTATTGAAAGAAAATGATAAAATTAATATTGAACGATCTTTAAAATTTGGTGATGAAATTGGAGGTCATTTAGTTTCTGGTCATATTTTAGGAATAGCAAAAATATTAGATATTATTGATAAATATCAAAATAAAAAAATTTTTTTTCAAGTATGTGATGCATCTATTATGAAATATATTTTTTTAAAAGGTTTTATCTCTATTGATGGTATTAGTTTAACTATTGGAAATATATATAAAAATAAATTTTTTGTATCTTTTATTCCTGAAACGATATTTTCAACCAATATTTCTTTTAGAAAAATTGGTGATATAGTAAATATTGAAGTAGATTATTATACTAAAGTTTTTTTTGATTATATGGATCGTATTCGTATTCATGAAAGATAATTTTTCTTTATTACCCTTTTATTTTTCTTTTGGATGATGATTATATGAGTATTGTAAATATTTTAGATGAATTAAAGGAAAGGGGTTTTGTTTTTTATGTTAGTAATTTTGATCATTTAAAAAAAAATATTTTAAGTACCCCAATTACTGTATACTGTGGGTTTGATCCTACAGCAGATAGTTTACATGTTGGTCATCTTTTACCATTATTATGTCTCATGTGGTTTCAAAAATACGGTCATAAAATCATTATTGTTATTGGAAATGCAACAAGTTTAATTGGTGACCCTAGTTTTAAATTAGAAGAGAGAAAATTTCAAGAACCGCGTAATATAATAAAGTGGAGTAAAGAGATTAAAAAGCAGATTTATAATATTTTTTCAATCAATAATTGTCAAAAACCAATCATCTTAAATAATTATGATTGGTTTAAAAATATGACAATGATTACATTTTTAAGAGATATTGGAAAATTTTTTTCTGTGAATAAAATGATTAGTAGAAAATCAGTTCGTAAACGTATTAATAGAACTGATCATGGTATATCTTTTACAGAATTTTCTTATAATCTTTTACAATCATATGATTTTTTACAATTACATAAAAATTATAAAGTGGTGTTACAAATTGGCGGATCAGATCAATGGGGGAATATATCTTCAGGAATTGAGTTGATACAACGAATATATAAAAAACAAGTTTTTGGATTAACAGTACCATTGTTATTAAAAAAAAATGGTGATAAATTTGGGAAAAGTGATCATCAGTCTATGGTTTGGTTAAATATTACAAAAACTAGTCCGTATAAATTTTATCAATTCTGGTTAAATATTCATGATGATTTAGTATATAGTTTTTTAAATCTTTTTACTTTTTTAAGTCGTTTTGAAATTAAATCTATTCAAGATAATTCTTATGATATAAATAAAATTAAAGTAATTTTAGCAAGTAAGATTACGGAAATTGTACATGGTAAGCACGCATTACAGTCTGCAGAAAGAATTACGAGTAATTTGTTTTTTGGAAATGTAAAAGATTTAAAAGAATCTGATTTTTTACAATTGCAGCAAGATGGTATATTTTGTATTGATATTTTAAGTAATATAGATTTTAAGCAAATATTAGTAGATTCTAAATTATCTGTTTCACGCAGTCATGCGCATCAATTAATTATAGCAGGTGCAATTAAAATTAATTCTAGAAAAGAAATTGATCCTGGTTATAAATTTGTTGATTCTGATCGTATTTTTTCAAAATATACTATTCTTTCGAAAGGAAAGAAAAATCATTGCTTATTATGTTGGTAATTTTTTCCTAAACTGGAAACTTTCTCCACATCCACATAATGACTTTACTTTTGGATTATTAAATGTAATATGCATATTTATTCCGTCTATATTCTTCAGTTCTATTTTTGTCTCATCAATAAGTGACATATATTGAATTGGAATATATATTTTGATATTATTTTGTATATGTAAGTAAAAATCTTTTTTGTTTATTTTTTTTTCCTCATGCATTAAAGATATTTGATATTTGTATCCAGCACATCCGGATTTTTTCATGCTAATCTGAATTCCATGTATATGGTAATTTTTTTTTATTATATTTTTGAAATATTGTATTGCATCTTCTGTTATAATGATTCCATTCCAATTTTTTTTTTTTTTCATATTATATTTTTAAATTTTTAATAGTAATACATTAGTTGATATTTTATCACAAAATATTGTAATGTTTTTGAAAATAATAAATTTTAAATTTAATTTATAATTTAATATATTTGATTAATTTTATATTATATTTTTATTTTTATGATTTTTTTTTGATAAAATTGTTTATTT is a window of Buchnera aphidicola (Shivaphis celti) DNA encoding:
- a CDS encoding riboflavin synthase subunit alpha, whose amino-acid sequence is MFTGIISGLANIVMVCHKEKFSTITVHFPTNLLYNLKIGDSVANNGCCLTVTRIKNDFVDFDIMQETLKITNLGLLKENDKINIERSLKFGDEIGGHLVSGHILGIAKILDIIDKYQNKKIFFQVCDASIMKYIFLKGFISIDGISLTIGNIYKNKFFVSFIPETIFSTNISFRKIGDIVNIEVDYYTKVFFDYMDRIRIHER
- a CDS encoding iron-sulfur cluster assembly accessory protein, whose product is MKKKKNWNGIIITEDAIQYFKNIIKKNYHIHGIQISMKKSGCAGYKYQISLMHEEKKINKKDFYLHIQNNIKIYIPIQYMSLIDETKIELKNIDGINMHITFNNPKVKSLCGCGESFQFRKKLPT
- the tyrS gene encoding tyrosine--tRNA ligase, with product MSIVNILDELKERGFVFYVSNFDHLKKNILSTPITVYCGFDPTADSLHVGHLLPLLCLMWFQKYGHKIIIVIGNATSLIGDPSFKLEERKFQEPRNIIKWSKEIKKQIYNIFSINNCQKPIILNNYDWFKNMTMITFLRDIGKFFSVNKMISRKSVRKRINRTDHGISFTEFSYNLLQSYDFLQLHKNYKVVLQIGGSDQWGNISSGIELIQRIYKKQVFGLTVPLLLKKNGDKFGKSDHQSMVWLNITKTSPYKFYQFWLNIHDDLVYSFLNLFTFLSRFEIKSIQDNSYDINKIKVILASKITEIVHGKHALQSAERITSNLFFGNVKDLKESDFLQLQQDGIFCIDILSNIDFKQILVDSKLSVSRSHAHQLIIAGAIKINSRKEIDPGYKFVDSDRIFSKYTILSKGKKNHCLLCW